In Erigeron canadensis isolate Cc75 chromosome 7, C_canadensis_v1, whole genome shotgun sequence, one DNA window encodes the following:
- the LOC122608459 gene encoding cytochrome P450 Tp4149-like, with amino-acid sequence MPLFIQIFAFVLSLWVISISFKWILSNSLSKNKKNLPPSPWKLPLIGNLHQLGPSLHRSLMDMAKKHGPLMLVHVGSVPMLVATSVEASQLILKTHDLIFCNRPHLKIANKIFYGLKDIAFAPYGEHWRQVKSIAVIQLLSKARVQSFRKVREEETANMLHEIGESCGSSVNLSDLFVAHTNNVVCRVALGKTYRGLKFRNLLSRLIGLLGYFSIGSYIPLLSWVDRLSGIERKTNEVCKEFDDLLEGVIEEHIKKRETKEGDQKEAQDLVDILLDVQRESAGGFVIDKDTIKAVILELFAAGTYTTSAIIEWGTSELIRHPRVMKKLQQEVTEIANGRPVITEDDLDQMNYLKAVIKETLRFHAPVPLLVQRETTQDVKLMGYDIPAGTSVVINAWAIARDPTVWEEPEEFTPERFLNSSIDYKGLHYEFTPFGGGRRGCPGAQFAIAVNELAIANLVYKYDLALPNGKAGEELDMTEMPGIAAHKKSPLLVMATPRF; translated from the exons ATGCCGCTATTCATACAAATATTCGCCTTTGTTCTTTCCCTTTGGGTCATTTCAATATCCTTTAAATGGATTTTGTCAAATTCattatcaaaaaacaaaaaaaacttaccaCCATCTCCGTGGAAGCTCCCGTTAATCGGAAATCTCCACCAGCTAGGGCCGAGCCTTCACCGGTCTCTCATGGACATGGCCAAAAAACATGGTCCACTCATGTTGGTTCATGTTGGCAGCGTACCGATGCTTGTAGCTACCTCAGTAGAAGCATCTcaattaatattgaaaacacatgatttaatcttttgcaATAGACCTCATTTAAAAATCGCCAATAAAATATTCTATGGCCTCAAGGACATAGCCTTTGCTCCTTATGGAGAACATTGGAGACAAGTGAAGAGCATTGCAGTGATCCAACTCCTAAGCAAGGCACGAGTTCAGTCATTTCGGAAAGTGAGAGAAGAGGAGACAGCTAATATGCTCCATGAGATTGGAGAAAGTTGTGGATCTTCGGTTAATTTAAGCGATCTGTTTGTTGCACATACAAATAATGTGGTTTGTAGGGTGGCCTTGGGAAAGACATATCGCGGGCTAAAGTTTAGGAACTTGTTGTCAAGGTTAATAGGTCTCTTGGGTTATTTTAGCATTGGAAGTTATATTCCTTTGTTGTCGTGGGTTGATCGCTTGAGTGGTATAGAACGCAAAACAAATGAAGTTTGTAAAGAATTTGATGACCTTCTTGAGGGTGTTATTGAAGAACATATAAAGAAAAGAGAGACAAAGGAAGGtgatcaaaaagaagctcaagaTTTGGTAGATATCTTGCTTGATGTTCAAAGAGAAAGTGCAGGCGGCTTTGTGATTGACAAAGATACCATTAAAGCTGTCATATTG GAATTATTTGCTGCTGGAACATACACAACATCAGCAATCATAGAGTGGGGAACTAGCGAGCTAATAAGACATCCACGTGTAATGAAAAAGCTACAACAAGAAGTAACAGAGATAGCAAACGGAAGACCCGTGATTACTGAGGATGATTTAGACCAAATGAATTACCTAAAGGCTGTTATAAAAGAGACCCTTCGGTTCCATGCTCCAGTTCCACTACTTGTTCAGCGAGAAACCACTCAAGATGTCAAACTTATGGGTTACGACATCCCAGCAGGCACATCGGTGGTCATCAATGCTTGGGCGATAGCAAGAGATCCAACAGTGTGGGAAGAACCAGAAGAGTTTACACCCGAAAGGTTCTTGAACAGTTCCATTGATTATAAGGGGTTACATTATGAGTTCACTCCATTTGGCGGCGGACGAAGAGGGTGTCCTGGTGCTCAATTTGCTATAGCAGTTAATGAGCTTGCTATAGCAAATTTAGTATATAAATATGATTTGGCATTGCCAAATGGAAAAGCAGGGGAGGAATTGGACATGACTGAGATGCCAGGGATTGCTGCCCATAAGAAGTCTCCATTACTTGTTATGGCGACTCCTCGATTCTAG